One genomic segment of Methanobrevibacter oralis includes these proteins:
- a CDS encoding ArsR/SmtB family transcription factor yields the protein MTDKKNLENIGDDVCEALIPHADAIKRAKTHMIGEETYSDLSEFFKIFGNPTRLKIISLLCFEDLCVCDICETLDLNQTTVSNQLRILRANNIVKYEKEGKMARYSLTDLHIEMIYKIGLEHILEKTK from the coding sequence ATGACAGATAAAAAAAATCTTGAAAATATTGGTGATGATGTTTGTGAAGCATTAATTCCACATGCAGACGCTATTAAACGCGCAAAAACTCATATGATTGGTGAAGAAACCTATTCTGATTTATCTGAGTTTTTTAAAATATTTGGTAATCCTACTAGATTAAAAATTATTTCTTTGCTTTGTTTTGAAGATTTATGTGTTTGTGATATCTGTGAAACATTAGATTTAAACCAAACTACAGTATCTAATCAATTAAGAATTTTACGTGCAAACAATATTGTAAAATATGAAAAAGAAGGTAAAATGGCTAGATATTCACTAACCGACCTTCATATTGAAATGATATACAAAATTGGTTTGGAACATATCTTAGAAAAGACCAAATAG
- the hisA gene encoding 1-(5-phosphoribosyl)-5-[(5-phosphoribosylamino)methylideneamino]imidazole-4-carboxamide isomerase — protein sequence MSFKKNEMLIMPAVDIKNGKCVQLVQGKPGSEMIEIDNPENVARHWEELGAETIHIIDLDGTIEGKTNLRVIKKILNEITIPVQLGGGIRSIEYAKKLLNLNINRIIIGTMGIQNHKIIEELSDEYGSERIMISLDSKDNKVVIKGWQEKIDKTPIELSKEFKQHGAGSILFTNVDVEGLLGGFYTDPVIKLKNSVDLPIVYSGGITTINDVKELNKTGVEGVVIGSALYKNKIDFAEAIKYQKRVKK from the coding sequence ATGTCATTTAAAAAAAATGAGATGTTAATCATGCCAGCTGTTGATATAAAAAATGGGAAATGTGTTCAGCTTGTTCAAGGTAAACCTGGAAGCGAAATGATTGAAATAGATAATCCTGAAAATGTAGCTAGACATTGGGAAGAACTAGGAGCTGAAACTATCCATATTATTGATTTAGATGGGACAATTGAAGGTAAAACTAATTTAAGAGTGATTAAAAAAATACTGAATGAGATTACCATCCCTGTCCAATTAGGTGGTGGAATCAGAAGTATTGAATATGCTAAAAAGCTTTTAAATTTAAATATCAACCGAATAATCATAGGAACAATGGGAATTCAAAATCATAAAATCATCGAAGAACTATCAGATGAATACGGCTCAGAAAGAATAATGATTTCACTTGATAGTAAAGATAATAAAGTAGTTATAAAAGGTTGGCAAGAAAAAATTGATAAAACACCAATAGAACTTTCAAAAGAATTTAAACAACATGGTGCAGGCAGTATTCTTTTTACAAATGTTGATGTTGAGGGTCTCCTTGGCGGTTTTTATACTGATCCTGTAATTAAACTTAAAAATTCTGTAGATTTACCAATTGTTTATTCAGGTGGAATAACAACTATTAATGATGTTAAAGAATTAAATAAAACTGGTGTTGAAGGTGTTGTAATTGGTTCTGCACTTTATAAAAACAAAATTGATTTTGCTGAAGCAATAAAATATCAAAAAAGAGTGAAAAAATGA
- a CDS encoding FAD synthase has product MKVMATGTFDILHPGHGVYLEESKKLGGKNAKLYVVVARDLTVEKRKRVPIIGEKQRLEVIKMLKPVDEAYLGNENGNFLEIVEKIKPDIITVGADQNHDINKLQNMLNNKNLNAKVVRIEKYRNCELDSSCKIIKKIQKTDFTDKIMDNCD; this is encoded by the coding sequence ATGAAAGTAATGGCCACTGGAACCTTTGACATTTTACATCCAGGACATGGAGTATACCTTGAAGAATCAAAAAAGCTAGGAGGAAAAAATGCTAAACTTTATGTTGTTGTAGCACGTGATTTAACCGTTGAAAAGCGAAAAAGAGTTCCTATTATTGGAGAAAAACAACGTTTAGAGGTAATTAAAATGTTAAAACCTGTTGATGAAGCTTATTTAGGTAATGAAAATGGAAATTTTTTAGAGATTGTAGAAAAAATCAAACCAGACATTATTACTGTTGGAGCCGATCAAAATCATGATATTAATAAACTACAAAATATGCTCAATAACAAAAATTTAAATGCTAAAGTTGTTCGTATTGAGAAATATAGGAATTGTGAGTTAGATAGTAGTTGTAAGATTATTAAAAAAATTCAAAAAACTGATTTTACTGATAAAATAATGGATAATTGTGATTAA
- the argC gene encoding N-acetyl-gamma-glutamyl-phosphate reductase, with amino-acid sequence MFKVAIVGASGYTGGELLRILLNHEKVEITDITSRQYDGIAVHKIHPHIRDSNLIFKNKSVSDLDADVVFTATPHGTSMKIVPDILETGAKVVDLSGDYRYHDRAVYEKWYGIKHSDNLESVFGLPEIYRKEIEKANLVANPGCFPTGAILSSYPLVKNDLVDRIVIDSKTGVSGAGVNPSSTTHYPNIADNVNPYKISAHRHTSEIQQELHGFDDVKVSFTPHLVPVNRGIQTTSHSFLNDENIDITPEELKKLYEKEYSREYFIKLMDDGEIPHLSSVRGSNFVHIGGFEIDETGRVIILSAIDNLVKGASGQAVQNMNIILGIKENIGLTNFGLHP; translated from the coding sequence ATGTTTAAAGTAGCTATTGTTGGAGCAAGTGGATATACAGGAGGAGAACTTTTAAGGATCTTATTAAATCATGAAAAGGTTGAAATAACAGATATTACTTCAAGACAATATGATGGTATTGCAGTTCATAAAATCCATCCTCACATAAGAGATTCAAATTTAATTTTTAAAAATAAATCTGTTAGTGACTTGGATGCTGATGTTGTATTTACAGCAACACCTCATGGAACATCAATGAAAATAGTTCCAGATATATTAGAGACTGGAGCAAAAGTTGTTGATTTGAGTGGAGATTACAGATATCATGATAGAGCAGTTTATGAAAAATGGTATGGAATTAAACACAGCGATAATTTAGAATCTGTATTTGGTCTTCCTGAAATTTATAGAAAAGAAATTGAAAAAGCTAATTTAGTTGCTAATCCAGGATGTTTCCCAACTGGAGCAATTTTATCTTCATATCCCCTAGTAAAAAATGATTTAGTAGATAGAATTGTGATTGACTCAAAAACTGGAGTTAGTGGAGCTGGAGTTAACCCATCGTCAACTACACATTATCCTAATATTGCTGATAATGTTAATCCATATAAAATTTCAGCTCATAGGCACACATCTGAAATTCAACAAGAATTACACGGTTTTGATGATGTTAAAGTATCATTTACACCTCACTTAGTACCAGTTAATAGAGGAATACAAACTACAAGCCATAGCTTTTTAAATGATGAAAATATAGACATTACTCCAGAAGAGTTGAAAAAATTATATGAAAAGGAATATAGTAGGGAATACTTTATTAAGTTAATGGATGATGGAGAAATTCCTCATTTAAGCTCTGTTAGAGGATCAAACTTTGTTCATATTGGTGGATTTGAAATTGATGAAACCGGAAGAGTTATAATATTATCTGCAATCGATAACTTAGTCAAAGGAGCATCAGGTCAAGCAGTCCAAAATATGAATATTATACTTGGTATAAAAGAAAATATTGGATTAACAAACTTTGGTCTTCACCCTTAA
- a CDS encoding flavodoxin family protein, translating into MKTLIIYYSNSGKTHLVAKTLAVNLNVDMVRINDLKNRDGFKNRLLSSINALRETKTDIVPAKLNLNEYDIIYFGTPIWAGNPTPAILTIIDRCDLRGKDVILFATMNSNHGEANIKRLEEKVKTRGARVIESFTLKTQNKSSEKIIMDTETMIEILDLKMYKG; encoded by the coding sequence ATGAAAACATTAATAATATATTATTCAAACAGTGGAAAGACACATCTTGTAGCAAAAACCCTTGCAGTTAATTTAAATGTAGACATGGTTAGAATCAATGATTTAAAAAACCGTGACGGATTTAAAAATAGATTATTATCCTCAATTAATGCACTTAGAGAAACAAAAACAGATATTGTTCCTGCAAAACTAAATTTAAATGAATATGATATAATTTACTTTGGAACACCAATCTGGGCAGGTAATCCTACACCAGCTATTCTTACAATAATTGATAGATGCGATTTAAGAGGAAAAGATGTGATACTATTTGCAACAATGAATTCTAATCATGGTGAAGCTAACATTAAAAGACTTGAAGAAAAAGTTAAAACACGAGGAGCAAGAGTTATTGAAAGTTTTACTCTTAAAACTCAAAATAAGAGTTCTGAAAAAATAATAATGGATACCGAAACCATGATCGAAATATTAGATTTAAAGATGTATAAAGGATAG